The following DNA comes from Rhinolophus ferrumequinum isolate MPI-CBG mRhiFer1 chromosome 15 unlocalized genomic scaffold, mRhiFer1_v1.p scaffold_54_arrow_ctg1_1, whole genome shotgun sequence.
TCACCAAATGCAAGCTACTCTGCTTCTTAACCGGAGTCTGTCCTTTCCACTCCCACTGGCCCTGCCTCCTTCTGCCCCCAGGCCTGACAGCCTCCTGACTGTTGCCACTGGGTCCACCCCAGACCCCTGCTCTGCCCTACCCTCATCTGACCAAAAGCAACCATTTTACTGAGTGTTGTGTACCCTGCAGGTACTACGCTACGTGCTTTGCAAGGAGCATCTCATTCAATCCACACAAGGTCTTAATACGAACCCCAgactacagatgagaaaaccgaggcctGGACAGGCAGCTGTGCCCCCATCACCACATATCCAGGAAGTGCCCGCGTCACAGCTGATGGCACTCATGATGACCAGACTCCAGGGCCCACGCTGGGAAGCCCCGGCCAGTCCGGCCTCTCTCCACTTTTGGTCACAAGTCTCTCCTTGAGGCAGAAACAGAGTTCTCTCCAGGTGTGGATCCCACGTGCCAAACGTTCCCTCAACGACGGCATAAGGCGGGGGTCGTCACCCCAGCAACTGCTCTGACAATTCGCTTCTATGCTGCAGGTTGACTGCGAGCTTTTGCAGGACACAGGTCCGTGTTCCGAGGATGGAACAGGCTGTGCTTTCTGTAATTACTTCTAACTGAGAGAATAATCAGCATTAGCGTTACGGCACTGAGTCGTTTCTATTTCCCAAGAACTGTCCTGTTTTTCAGGTATGTTTGCTCACAGCACCACTCTCAAGTAACTGCTTTGGTTCTCCTGCTTTAACAGAcgaagaaaatgaggcacagagaaggtaagaACCTAGCCCAAGGGTACACAGCTCACCAGAGAAGAATAAGATTGAACCACAGGTAATTCATATCCGGAGCCCACGCTCCCGGCTGAGCTCTACCTGCGGCCTCCACGCAGACCAGCAGACATcaccagcacccagcacccagtGGAAAAGGACGCGAGTCTAGTGCTGCCACTACTCTGCATGACTTCAGCTGCCCCTCTGCCCTCACGGGGACAGACATGAGAAACACAGCAGCGACCATTCCCGAAGTGGCCAGCAGGACACGCGGCCCATGTGAGCGCCTGGGGAAGAGCCTGAATTTACCTATTTAATagaatatttcttgagcacccaCACTGCCCCTCGTCCACAGGTGGGAACATGAAGGTGAAACAGACACAGTATCTGATTGGCACATGAAAATGAACGAACTAACGAAAGACTGTCAACGTGCAGAAGGCCTCCAGGAGCTGAGGGGAGCAGATCTGTGCGAGTTTGACCGGGGGACGAGAGGTGTCAGAGGCAGGATCGAAGAGGGGGAGCAGGCTGGAGAGGACGACCAATATTTATGAACAAACGAGGCTGAAGAAGCAGTGGGAGACGGACGGGGGACGATGGTGGAGGGTGGCTCTGGTGCACGAAGAAGTTACAAGAGGGGCCGAGAAGCCCAAGGACGGCTGCCTCTAGAGGGCAGGGACCACCGCAGCAGAGCTTCCTTCTGTGTAAGGGGGACCCGTGAGACTGTCCTCGGAAGGCGCGAAAAGCAAATCAGGTGACGCACGTACCACACTGCACTACGCTTGGCACACACTAAGTGCTCACAAACGATACTTATGATTAAGAGCAGAGATCCTGGAGCAGGCGGGCCTGGATTCACGTGCCTGGTCCCACTGCTTCCATGTGACCTCGACCTCGGCTTTCCCTGTCAAAGGGATCACCTCACCGAGGGGCTGAGGGATAAATGAGCTCAAATATGGAAAGCGGCCCATGTACAGCAAACACGGAAGAATCTTGCTGTAACATGTACACACGACAGGAGTCCTGGCAATGCCAGAACAGTGACCAGAGAGGGTCAGGCACTGGCcgcaggtcacacagcaggtgagGAGTGTCAGCAACGGGCCCCAGGCCCATGTGGGCCACTCACCAGCGGCTCCAGGTCCGGCAGACTCGCATGCAGACGCACAGCTCCCGGGGCCCAAGGTGCTGGAAGACGCGAAGCCAGGCAGCTCGGGGCAGGGGGTGGTCGGATCCAGCGGCCAAAGGCAGCGTGTCGGGCTCGGGGCTTCGGGGTGGGGGCCGTACCACATGCCGCTCCAGCTGCGGGGGCCGGGGCGGTGGGGCGGGGCCCAGGGGCCAACTGAGGAGGGGTCCCCCACTGCCAGGGCGCACAGCCCGCCGCCCCCCACGGTTCTCCTTCTCGCCTGAGCTGCCCCGGGCTGGCCGTCGCCCGTTCCGGGCCTCGCCAGGGGCCTCATCCTCACTCAGCGACGTGCCTGATGAGTCGGAGTCTGAGTCCGAGTCTGAGGAGGACGAGGAGGTATCAGGCACGCGCTCCAGCAGCTGGCACATCCGCTTGAAACGCTCTAGCTTCTCCCTCTGTGGTGATGGCGACGGCGCCGCGGGGCCCTCAGCAGAGGCCAGAGGTGGCTTTGGTTTCTGCAGGGAGACAAGAGACTGTTCCAGAGCCTGACACACACTGCCCCACCCCCTGCCCGAGGAGTCACCAGGGATGAACAGCCCAAGGGACAGTCCTGAGCTCCGCCCGGGCTCTGCTTCTGATGTGTGGCACCAGCCGAGCCATGCCCCTCTCtcaacttcagtttccttctctgtcacaCGAAGGTGCTGATTCAAAGATTAAAAGCCTAATGGGTTTCAATAGCTTATGAATTCCCAAAACCACTGAGCTAAAAGGGCGAGCTGGAGTACTGGCTTGCCTACCAActctgtgtgtgaccttgggaagacCCCTGCCTCGTCATCTACAACGTGGGATGCTGGACTAGAGGATTCCAAAGTGTCTCACATTCAGCAGCATGAGAATAACAAAGCTCGCCTGGCCCCAGGCACAGCATCCCACACCCTGACGCCCCCATCCTCACGGTGCTCGAACAAAAGGGCAACCTGGTCACCCTttttagacaaggaaactgaggctcagagagatgaagcgCCCACGGTTACAAACTGACAAATGGCAGACACGGGGTTTGAATGCAATCAGCTAGACCCTGCATTTAGCATGTCCCTGCAAAGTGACATCTGAGTTCTAGCTTTGCCATGGGACTTTAAGCAAGTCTTTTCACCTCTCATTTCCCTCGAATCCAGGTAAGTTTTATAGCTTACAAAGCTCACCTACTTTCATTAAACAGTTCTGTGGGACAGGCGGATAAGGAAGCAAAGCTATACCATCTCTATTTCAAAGAcgaaaaaaactgaggctcagagcagctgACAAGTTGCCAAGACCACATAGGGAGTCAGCGAGCAAAGATTTAAACTCAGTTCTTTCCCCTTTAAGGTTTGGAAGGACGAGACAAAAGGGTCAGGTAATACCCCAAGGGTTCCTGGAAAGTTAGGGGGTCCTTGGCATGGCCCCAAAGCACTCTCCCCTCCATTCTTCCCAGGGGTCCAGATGCCCACGGTGGCCACCTGGAGCAAGGGCAGGACAGGTGAGCAGGAAGGGAGAGATCTCTGTCTccagggtggagggtggggcaaGGACAGGtcggagggggagggaggaggtccCCAGCACACCTCCCAGTTCTCGGGAGGGAGCCCAGGGTGGCAGGACGAGAAAGCCTGGCTTGGATTCAGAACCCTGGGGGGCAGAAGGCCTGGGCCGCCTGGGTCCGATCCTCGGAGGAGGCAGGCGTCTCCACCCACCTTCTTCAGGTGCCTCTCACGGCCTCCTTTCACCTACCAGGGCAAGAGGCAGAtatggggaaagggagagatcCCCTTAGCCACTCACTGTCCATAAAACTATGAATAAGATGTGTGCCCTCCTTAGACTACAATTCCCAGAAGCCCCCATCTCAAGGAGAACTCTGAGCATGCTCGTCTTCTAACCAGTGTCCTGGCTCACCGAGCATGCTCtcatctcctctttcttccccctcgGGCCCTTCCAGCCCCTCCCCTTTGTGCTGTGCCAGCTCTGAGCATGCTCTTCCCTGCTCCCTGAAGTACCCGGGCTCCCAAAGCTTCCCCGTCCAGTGCCAAGTGCCCCTCACCTgtacctctcccccaccccccatacctCCTGAACTACCTCTCCCAGCACCCCCTGGGGGCACCCACGAGCACAGCCTCAGGCCCACCCTCCCCGAAAGGGAACAGGACAGGACGCCTGCTCTCAGAGTCCCTTGAGCTAGACCTCATGAGCATGCTCCTTGGCTCACCTTtttccttggggtggggggctcattccctgcctccctctcctttcttttgggGGGCCCAGGCACGTCCTCTGGGGGGGGGCCAGCAGGCAGGGGGCCCTTGCgcctgggcgggggtgggggaagtggcgGCTCCTCCGTCAGCTTCCACCCGCTCCCCAGGCTGGCGCCCTCCTCTCCGTTGTCGGCCCTGCGGCGGCCTGGTCCCTCACCTGAATCCTGAGGACATAAAAGCTGGTGTGAGATTCCGCACGGCCCCCAGCCCGttgcccacccccagcccagcgcccagcccagcccctgccccaacCTTGCTGGTCCGGCCTTCCTGGGTGCAGCGAGGGCACTCCCAACAGTTAGGGATTTCCGCATTGATGACACCCTCGGCCTTCCCCATctgtgggcagagggcagggagtggATGCAGGGTGCCAGCAACCTGGAGGCCGCGCTCCCCACCTGTGTATGCCCCAGGCCGGACGGCAGGGCCCCCAGGGCCATCACCTTCAGGCAGCCAGGGTGGACGATCTCATTGCAGATTGTACACTCCATGAGGCTCAAACCaaacttctcttcctctccttccactgtgtcctccttcccagcctccccaCACAAGAGGCACACAGCTGTGTGTGGGAGCACGGGCTGTTGGGGGAGAGGGGGCATCAGGGACCCTGAAAGCCAACAAGGACAAGACCCTTCCTTGCGGGAACCCCGGCCAGCTGCTGGATGAGGTTCAGCACGGATGGGCCACGCGGGGTCAAATCCTGAATTGCTTCTTTCTTGGCagtatgaccttgagcaactgATTTACTCTCCTTAggcctctgtttctccatctgtaaaatggggctaagaaTGTTCCCACGCGGGACCGCTGTGAGAATGAGATAACGCACGCGAGCCACTCGATACAGTTTATCCTCACTATTGTGAAGGTTGCAGCAGGATCCGGGGCTTGTGTGACCCTGGAACTGCAGCTGTGGCAGGGACAGAGACCACGGGCAACTAGGACAATACTCAGAGGCAGCCGTAGCCTGTGATGAGTCTGAGTTTGCTCAATGGGCAGCCCAAGGGTGGCTCTGGCCCCCACAATGAGCCTGGTTTTGGTAAGAGCCCTGGGAACACCAAAGGCTGTTCCTGGGGAAAAGAGGGTAGCCTTCAGAGAATGGGACTTTTGGGAGGGCAGTGGTCACATTGAGTCGTATCAGGGATGCTGAAAGTTGTGAGACAGGCTCAAGGAAGAAATAGGTAGGGGGAAGAAGGAACAGGAAAGGAGGCAAGGGTTGGGGGACAAAGGAAGAGACGAGAGGGGCTCCAGGGTGAACCGACCAAGCAGGGAAGAGTGGCtggagggaaaaggaggtggTGGTGTGGGCAGGGGGACACAGGATACAAAGGCTGCTTTCTGGAGCCCTGGGAAGCTCAGAGGATGAGGACGGCCAGGAAGAAAGCCACGTTCCCCggatacctactgtgtgctgagtCGTGCAGCAGACCCATTCACATCCCTGCTACTGTTTACAACTCAGCGAAACaaacattttacagagaaggtaCCTTGAGATccagtgacttgctcaaggtcacacaaagGGTAAGCCCGGCCTCAAATCCAAGACTACTTTTGTGGGTGAAGAAGAGGCCAGAGCAGGCTAAGACTTACTCACTGGGGCCGGCTCTGGGGGTGGGCCCCTGTGCACACATACCTCCAGGGCGGGGACGACAGGGGCCAGGCTCTCTATGGGTCTGAGCCTCTGCAAGTTGGGAAAAGTACGAAGGTGGGGACTGGGCTGGATCCTTCTGTGTGCCCGGATAGTGCCCCCCGCTTAGAGCTGAGGACAAACACGGGCCTGGGGGACACGTGAACAacacagtgaatgaatgaatgaatgaatgaatgaatgagtgcacaGGCGGCAATCTACCGCAGACCCTAGAAAGCAGCCACCAGCCCCCTAACCCCCGGAAAGGCGCCCAGCATCCCATGGTGGTGGTGCGGGGGGACTCACGGCGGTGCACTGCCGGAGCAGGCACGACTGCTTCATGCGCCCGGGCCCCCCGAACTTCTTCATGTCTCGACAGAAGTGGCAGTCCCCGCACTCAGTGCGCACACAGGCGCGACAGCGGCGGCAGCGGGTTCGGCGTCGGCGCGCTCCGGCCCCCGGCCCCCGGCTGCTCGACGACATTGGGGGCGTCAGCAACGCCGAGGGCTGTGGGTGAGTGGTGACAGGGTCAGGCAGGCCAGCTGGGGCCGACTGGGCAACCTCCCGGCAACTCCCCCACTTGTAGGCAGCCAGAGTTCACCCTCCCACCCCTGGAAACAAGGCACGGGGAGGTCACTCCTCCTGCAGGGGGTGGGGAACCCGCCTCAACCAAGGCCTCTGCCTCCCAGGCCGTTCGCCGGGCTCCTCTGGCTTCCTGACCTCACGCGCCTGGGGGTGCTGAAGGAACCCTGGCCTCTCCCGCGGACATGCCCCCCATCAAAGCTCCCGGTAAAGCCAGGGGCTCCCTGTCTGCAGTTACATCAGGGGGTCCCAACGTTTCCCGTTATCCAACTGTACCCCACTCCATGCTCTCCCCAACCTAAACGTCCCTACATTTAATTCCAAGACACCCAGAGATTCCTGGGTGAAGCTCCAgacctttcttcctccctcctttctctcacaCACAACTACCACCCAAAACCTAGATATCATCCCCAGATCCAGTGGGATCTTCCCCCCTGGTTCCTAAAGATTCATTCTGCTGCCCAACTTTCAGGGCTCTGTGACACAcacctcctgtcccctcccccaacctcctcAAATGGTGCTTCAGGGACCCCTCCTTGGGCCCAAGATCTCCATTCCTCTGCTCCCCACGAGCTCCCTCTGCTCAGACACCCTCCTCTTGGATATCTCAGGTCAATCTGGCCATCTCCCAGTTTCCCCCGGATTCTAGAACCAGCCTGACATCCTTAAAGAACTCAGGATGGGCTCCTACgggtgcccccccacccccagcttcccaGGCTGCTTTCCATCCCTAATTGTCTAGAATCTCTTGGGCTCCCCTTCCCATGGAAACCAGTTCCTCCAAGATCCCACACGGACTCAGCAGGCCTGGAGGGGCTCTCTCTCCATGGCCTGAGTCTTACCCCAGCTTCCCCCTTTCCAGGGACTTCCAGACCCAtccatgggggtggggaagggacccTCCTGCGCTccaggggaggggcctggagggCGACGACTGCAGGCGGGGATGGGGGTCTGCAGGGGGAAGCAGGGTCTAGGAAGGAAGGCCAGTTCCCCAGGATTGAGAGGTAACAGGATGGACTGGAGATGAGGAGTTTGGAGCAAAGAGAGGGtgaggctgggggcggggaaggTGGCGAGCCAGGCTGAGATGAATGGAAGTCGGAGCTGCCCAGGTCTGAGGGTGGGGGGGGGCCGCACGAACCCACCTCACACGTGTCCCGGGAGCCATCTCTCCCTTCTCGGCAGCTCCCGGCGGGTCGGCGGCCATCGGCGGCGGGGGGGCCGGGCGGCGCGGGGCGCAGAACGCTCTGAACGCAGGGGTCCACGGCCCCCCGAGGGCGCTCGGCCCCTCCCTCCGGCGGAGGCCGGGACGGCAGCGAGTGGAGATGGGGGTCGCCGGGGGCGAGGCCCTCCCACGGGCTGCGGCGCGGCCCTTCCAGGGGGAGGTCCTGCTCTGGGGGGCTCAGTCCCTCAGCCCCCCCTGGCCAACGGGGGCTCCTCGGGCGCAGTGTGCTCAGCTCCTGCCCGGGCCCCACTCAGTCCGGGGTCCGagtcccagctcccctccccccaccccgccccgcctCGCCTCTCCCCAGCGCCCCCGACCCTTTAACTGGCCTCTTCCCGACCCTAACTGCCCAGGGGtccagggccaggcctgggccccCCCACCGTTTCCGGGGTTCAAGCCCCGCCCACCGCCGGTTCCCGGGGAGGGGGGGGTCCCTGTaacctgcccccctcccctggGCCCGCCcctgggctgcggcccctgcccTACGGCTACCCGGCGAGCGGAGGGGGGTGAAGGAAGCTGCTCGGGCCCCGCCCCCCCAGCCTGCGCGTGCCCCcgccttctccctcctcccccagcgcTCGACCCTCCAGAGATAgggatttaaataaaatttgaataaaccCCCTTCCTCAAGCAGGAGGGtggaaggaaaggatggaaggaagcagggaaagggggaggggggattGGGGTGCCTCAGCCCCCTTGGTCCCCCGGCCCCGCGCTGCTTCGGCCCGGGGCCCTGGCCGCCTCTCTCATCCTTCCTgagctccttcctccttcctcctctcttccccctcccctccctcctccttccctcctcctcctcctctttactCCCTCCTTCTCCCAGAGGAACCCCGCCCCCTGCCCTCTTCTTCCCCCACCACTCCACTTTCCAGGCAAGACGCGCGCAGGGCACGACGGAAGTCGTAGTCCTGAGGACGCTGGTGCCTCCGTGGGAACAATGGGACGCTGGGGCCTACGGGGACTACAAGCAAGATGGCGGAGGGCGTGCCAAACCGAGAGCCGAGAATGCCGGGAGTTAGAGTCCAGTTGCCCCGAGGCTCCCCGTTGCAGAGCATACAGAAGGAGTGGGAACGAGGACTACAAACAAGATGGCCTGCTTCCCTGACCCGACCTCCTTCCCAGGCACTCACACGCCCCCCTGTCCACAACTCTCCGCGTGTGTGGTACCTGACGGGAGTCGCAGTCCATCTGCTGCCATCCCGCTGCCATTTCTACTCGTCAGGAACAATGGAAAGGTGAAAAGGAACGCGGACTACAAGCAAGATGGCGGAAGAGGGGCGTACACCTGACTAGTAGTCTATTTTATGAGGTGCGATGGGAATAGtagtttttcttgccttttagtGTTCCTTAAGAATGACGGAACCGGGAGGTTAAGGAGACTACCATAAAGATGGCAGGCTACCTAGCCTCTACCCGTCCCCTCTTTTTACCACCTTGGGCACCTCGCCCGCGTCTATAATCTCGAAAAGCCCCTCCCCGTGCCGCAGAGCCTGACGGGAGTTGCAGTCTTCCCGGCGCCTCTCTATTATCTTCGGTCGAgacaatggaaaggaaaaaggggcGGGGACTACCAGCAAAGATGGCGGCCGAAGGAAAGGGGCGGGGACGACCTGGGATTTGTAGTTCACGCGCTAAAGCTACTCCCTGCGGAAACGGGGGAAAGGACTACAGTAAAGATAGCGGCCTACCACTCGCTCCCTGCGGCAACACCTGCTGGGGGACGTAGTCCCTTCGGTAGCTTCTAGAGAGAAAGGAAGTGGGCTGGTGAAATGTGCATCACGGTGGACACGCCAAATTGCAAGCCGACGGAAACCGAGTCTTTCCTCCTCTCCGTCACCCCTTCTCAACGACCTGCCGGGAATTGTAGTCTCACGCCTTCACTCGCTACTGGAAAGGGGAAAATTTATGTCACCAGTGGGGATCAGTGTGGATGAGGAGAAAGCAGTCTGGGCGACCCAGTAATATATGATGTCCCCGTGTGGCGTGGGCTTCATAGTTCAGGGCTCGGCTCTTACAGGAAAGCGCCGGGAATCGGTATTATCGCCAGGCAGGCGTGGTTCTGGCCGAAAGGATGGCCAAGCTGTTGTCCCTTGGAAAGCTTGTACACCTCACACCCGACGCCTGTTCCCCTAAACCTCAGGGAGCCAGTGTCTTCCAAGTCGTGAGCGCCCCAGGGAAAAGGCTCAGGAGTCGTACAAAAGGCCCCGCCCCTCTGGAAGTCACCAAACCTcggttttcccatctgaaaaatggggacaaGGATCCCTACTTCTCGCAGCAGAGCTAGGCGTGTTAAGACAGTGTTCGCGAAAGCGCTCAGCTCAGGGCCTGAATGGGGGCACGGGTTGGTTGATGCTTTTTCGAGGTTCCTGGTTCCTGGTTGCCTGGTTGCTCTGGGACCCCAGGAATCCATCGTGCTGGAAGGAGTTCGCTCCTGTGAGGACAAAACTGGCGGGCAGGCAATTTGAGCCGCACCCTCTCTCCCGTCCCACTCCTTCCTCAGCTCGGGCCTCGGCGTCCACTACCCGGCGCTGCTCCCAGGGGGCGCCCATTTTCCACTTGACTGAGGTCTAGCTTCAACCTGAAGTTGCCGGCGCAGTGCCGGGCCTGGTCTCATCTGCCGCCCGCCTTGGAGGCACCCCGCCCAACCCCCAGACACCTGAACTGCCAAAGCAAACAGAACTGCTTTCCACCTCTGTGCCTTCTTACCTGCCTTCTTGGTATTCCTTCTCTGCCTGGAAAATGACTCACTTTTGACCCCACAGCTTCCCTCTCCTGTGTTTGAAAAGAGAGGGTTAGAGGGCCCTGCGTTGAAACGTTGGGGGTGGTTTTTCTGTGTCACAGGAAGTTAACCTCTCTGGTCAGTGAGGTGTGAAGACCTAAGTCTGCAGGGGCTGAACTCCGGCTGAACTGAAGAGGCTCCTTGTCGCTCACGCTTTGTCATGACATTCAGGAAACCCTTGGCTGCCAAAGGATTGTCGTCTCTACTGCTTTAGCCTCAGCTTGCATGATTACTTCAGGGCTTTGTCacagctgttccctctgcctgttgGACCCATCTCCTCCTGTCCCACTTCCCTACCCAATTAGTTATTCATCCTTCGGGTCTCTGTTTAAATGCCACTGTCCCAAGGAAGCCTTCCTGTAATTCCCAGATGAGATTCATTTATTGACACTTCCACTAGATCGTGAGTTTTATGAAGGGTCCATCTCACACGTCAAGTGCTTTCagcatctcatttgatcctcaagaACCCTATAAGGTagaatcccattttacagatgaggaaactggggctcagagggaCGACTGCTAGAGTCCGGATTCAAACCCAAGACTGCAGAGCCCATCCTTGTAACTACTGCAGCACCCACATACTGATCAAATCCAGCCCCTGTGTGGGGTTAGGGTGGTGGAGCAACAACAAATGTCTTAGGCAAAAATGGGTTTACGCTTTCACTTGAAATCCTGAAATCTAGCAACACTGAGTCTGCGTTCCTTGGACAAGAAACAGCTGGAGCTGAGCAGTGGCTGCCCCTTTTGGATGGGACGCCAAGTTTGACACCAAGTCCCCACCTAGTTTGCGTCCCTTCTAAGCACTTTCAACCCCACTCAATGCACCAGAATACTCCTATTGAGGGTCAAGACCATTTCTTACACTAGCACCGCAGTGCCGGGCGCTGGGCTTGTGCCCACAGCCGGGTGGGTAAGGGGATGGCAGAGTGGGATTGCACATAAAGGTACAGGAAAACttagggtggccagttagctcagttggttagagcatggtttGCCActttgatccccacatggaccactgtgagtggcgccctccttaaaaaaaaaaaaaaaagaggaaaacttgTCCTTTCCACTTTATAACCTACTCTACAGTTTGAAGTTCTTACCATGAACACATATTATGTACTTAACACATGAGTTGAAAATACTATAAGCCAGCCAGGTTGGTATTAAATTATAAAGATGATAGAGCCCAGACGTAGATGAACTCAGGGAATACAGCACCCATGAGCCCCGTTTCATTTGTACCAAAATGATGTTTGTTCACTGTCAACCTTATACATGCATTTTGTTTAAGAATCTTTGGAAGGATGGCTTAAGACCACTTGGTTTCCTCTGTGAGAGTCTGTCATGCAGGCTGTCATGCGgcgtctctgctcccactccccacataagaacgcaggacatggcgaggccagaaaggaacacccacggagccatagataggggagtcataccactatattctggctgccggctgggttggagacacaggaagcaggacccacACGATCCgtaacctgccgtccacttctctctgacaACAAACCTCACTTGCTgtctgcaatccgccgtgctaactgcaatccgctcttgctgcctcagccaccaccttcttgctaggcccccatttgctgctagtgtagccacggcagttatattagtggctaatggctcactggttacagctgacggccaactagccacagctgatggccatgcaatcacagttgatggcctttTAC
Coding sequences within:
- the FBXL19 gene encoding F-box/LRR-repeat protein 19 isoform X4 codes for the protein MSSSSRGPGAGARRRRTRCRRCRACVRTECGDCHFCRDMKKFGGPGRMKQSCLLRQCTAPVLPHTAVCLLCGEAGKEDTVEGEEEKFGLSLMECTICNEIVHPGCLKMGKAEGVINAEIPNCWECPRCTQEGRTSKDSGEGPGRRRADNGEEGASLGSGWKLTEEPPLPPPPPRRKGPLPAGPPPEDVPGPPKRKEREAGNEPPTPRKKKPKPPLASAEGPAAPSPSPQREKLERFKRMCQLLERVPDTSSSSSDSDSDSDSSGTSLSEDEAPGEARNGRRPARGSSGEKENRGGRRAVRPGSGGPLLSWPLGPAPPPRPPQLERHVVRPPPRSPEPDTLPLAAGSDHPLPRAAWLRVFQHLGPRELCVCMRVCRTWSRWCYDKRLWPRMDLSRRKSLTPPMLSGVVRRQPRALDLSWTGVSKKQLMWLLNRLQGLQELVLSGCSWLSVSALGSAPLPALRLLDLRWVEDVKDSQLRELLLPPPDTRPGQTESRGRLQGVAELRLAGLELTDASLRLLLRHAPQLSALDLSHCAHVGDPSVHLLTAPTSPLRETLVHLNLAGCHRLTDHCLPLFRRCPRLRRLDLRSCRQLSPEACARLAAAGPPGPFRCPEEKLLLKDS
- the FBXL19 gene encoding F-box/LRR-repeat protein 19 isoform X1, giving the protein MSSSSRGPGAGARRRRTRCRRCRACVRTECGDCHFCRDMKKFGGPGRMKQSCLLRQCTAPVLPHTAVCLLCGEAGKEDTVEGEEEKFGLSLMECTICNEIVHPGCLKMGKAEGVINAEIPNCWECPRCTQEGRTSKDSGEGPGRRRADNGEEGASLGSGWKLTEEPPLPPPPPRRKGPLPAGPPPEDVPGPPKRKEREAGNEPPTPRKKVKGGRERHLKKVGGDACLLRGSDPGGPGLLPPRVLNPSQAFSSCHPGLPPENWEKPKPPLASAEGPAAPSPSPQREKLERFKRMCQLLERVPDTSSSSSDSDSDSDSSGTSLSEDEAPGEARNGRRPARGSSGEKENRGGRRAVRPGSGGPLLSWPLGPAPPPRPPQLERHVVRPPPRSPEPDTLPLAAGSDHPLPRAAWLRVFQHLGPRELCVCMRVCRTWSRWCYDKRLWPRMDLSRRKSLTPPMLSGVVRRQPRALDLSWTGVSKKQLMWLLNRLQGLQELVLSGCSWLSVSALGSAPLPALRLLDLRWVEDVKDSQLRELLLPPPDTRPGQTESRGRLQGVAELRLAGLELTDASLRLLLRHAPQLSALDLSHCAHVGDPSVHLLTAPTSPLRETLVHLNLAGCHRLTDHCLPLFRRCPRLRRLDLRSCRQLSPEACARLAAAGPPGPFRCPEEKLLLKDS
- the FBXL19 gene encoding F-box/LRR-repeat protein 19 isoform X2, coding for MSSSSRGPGAGARRRRTRCRRCRACVRTECGDCHFCRDMKKFGGPGRMKQSCLLRQCTAPVLPHTAVCLLCGEAGKEDTVEGEEEKFGLSLMECTICNEIVHPGCLKMGKAEGVINAEIPNCWECPRCTQEGRTSKDSGEGPGRRRADNGEEGASLGSGWKLTEEPPLPPPPPRRKGPLPAGPPPEDVPGPPKRKEREAGNEPPTPRKKVKGGRERHLKKVATVGIWTPGKNGGESALGPCQGPPNFPGTLGKPKPPLASAEGPAAPSPSPQREKLERFKRMCQLLERVPDTSSSSSDSDSDSDSSGTSLSEDEAPGEARNGRRPARGSSGEKENRGGRRAVRPGSGGPLLSWPLGPAPPPRPPQLERHVVRPPPRSPEPDTLPLAAGSDHPLPRAAWLRVFQHLGPRELCVCMRVCRTWSRWCYDKRLWPRMDLSRRKSLTPPMLSGVVRRQPRALDLSWTGVSKKQLMWLLNRLQGLQELVLSGCSWLSVSALGSAPLPALRLLDLRWVEDVKDSQLRELLLPPPDTRPGQTESRGRLQGVAELRLAGLELTDASLRLLLRHAPQLSALDLSHCAHVGDPSVHLLTAPTSPLRETLVHLNLAGCHRLTDHCLPLFRRCPRLRRLDLRSCRQLSPEACARLAAAGPPGPFRCPEEKLLLKDS
- the FBXL19 gene encoding F-box/LRR-repeat protein 19 isoform X3, translating into MSSSSRGPGAGARRRRTRCRRCRACVRTECGDCHFCRDMKKFGGPGRMKQSCLLRQCTAPVLPHTAVCLLCGEAGKEDTVEGEEEKFGLSLMECTICNEIVHPGCLKMGKAEGVINAEIPNCWECPRCTQEGRTSKDSGEGPGRRRADNGEEGASLGSGWKLTEEPPLPPPPPRRKGPLPAGPPPEDVPGPPKRKEREAGNEPPTPRKKVKGGRERHLKKKPKPPLASAEGPAAPSPSPQREKLERFKRMCQLLERVPDTSSSSSDSDSDSDSSGTSLSEDEAPGEARNGRRPARGSSGEKENRGGRRAVRPGSGGPLLSWPLGPAPPPRPPQLERHVVRPPPRSPEPDTLPLAAGSDHPLPRAAWLRVFQHLGPRELCVCMRVCRTWSRWCYDKRLWPRMDLSRRKSLTPPMLSGVVRRQPRALDLSWTGVSKKQLMWLLNRLQGLQELVLSGCSWLSVSALGSAPLPALRLLDLRWVEDVKDSQLRELLLPPPDTRPGQTESRGRLQGVAELRLAGLELTDASLRLLLRHAPQLSALDLSHCAHVGDPSVHLLTAPTSPLRETLVHLNLAGCHRLTDHCLPLFRRCPRLRRLDLRSCRQLSPEACARLAAAGPPGPFRCPEEKLLLKDS